The segment TCCCCAAAAAAGCAAAGGTGTGGAAGCAATTTCTCAAGGAACACAATAGGTGGGGCAAATGGTGCTTTTGGGGTTTGCTTTTTGTGACGATCACAGGCGCATTTCTACGTCCTCCGTTGATGATTACAGTCATCAAGGCACAGGTCCCGACCATTCCGGGAACAAACCTTTACAGCACCAACCCGTGGAATAACAAACTGAGAATGATCCGTCGCGATCCCATCACAAAAGAGTGGTTGCTATCGACCTCTCGGGGCTTTTATGCGCTGGAGCAGTTTGGAAAAGCCCCCAAGCGACTGACCGGCACTCCACCTGTCAGTGTCATGGGACTCAATGTCTGGGAGTGGAGTGACCGAGACTCACTGTGGGTGGTGGGATCGTTCAGTGGAGCATTCAAATGGAGTCGACAAGAAGGGCAAGTCTACGATGCGCTGACAGGCAAGACCTACACCGAATCCGGACGAAAAGGCATGCCCATCTTTGGGACCCCAATCAGTGGGTACACTATTGACTCTGACGGGAGAGAGCGATTCTATAGCTACTCCTCCGGTGAACTCCAAGCGGAGAACGCGACCGACACTATGCCACCAATGCCAACAGAGATAAGTCCCGGTAGGATTTCACTCTGGCATGCCGCACTTGAGTTGCATGTCGGCCGACTGTATGGGAAAATACTCGGTCCGCTCCAGCCTCTATACATATTCCTTTCGGCCCTACTCCTAACCTTAGCTTTGGGCACTGGATGGATGCTCTACAGACGGTATTACCGGCGGAGAGGAGGGAAAAAGCCAAAGAAGTAATCCACCGAGAGACTTTTGTCACAAGTGGCTAGAGAAAAGCCAATAACCATCAACAATCGAGTAGGTTGGGAAACGAACCATTACAAGTTGCGTCCAAAACAACTCCAAGCAACGAGATCAAATGGTCTCGCATCATCCGACTTACCTTACTTATGGGTATCCTATCGGGTGAGGTGTACTTACTCTCTAAGTTAGTCACAGCACAGGTCGTAACAGCTCTATTGATACTGATTGGCTTTGTGGTACTACGATTCATCGTTCGTACCGTTCTGCAAATCACATTTACGCTTTTACGCTACCTCTTTTGGATTGTTGTACTAGCCGTAATACTGCTTTGCGTGTTATGATATAGCACCTCTATCACTTCTGAGAAACAACTCTTTGGGTGACTGGCTCTCTTGCGAGGCTGGTCACCCCCTTTGGTATGACGGGCATGTCATACCGAAAGTAGGTCAGAAAACGTTCCTTTTTATCTACAGGAACACTTGCCCATATGAAGGCTGGACTGTGCAGGTCTTTGTTCATGAGAGATCTATTCATATTCGGAGTCTTTTAGAGTTTTCAAGAGCAGAGCCAAGAGACTATGCGACATAAAGACAAGAGATAGAATATACTCTTGACGTATGGAGCAGAGAGACTATCTTGGCTCTTGAAGCTCAAAAGGCTCACGAGATAGGGATAAGCTACATTGTCTACTCTAATGCACTCACATTGCCTACCGTGGGAAGTTGATTAGCTTCGATAAGAAGTACAACTGTTCCTGTCAGTTCTGTGTAGAGCGTATCATACTCAGGTGTTGCAACAAATTCATCCGTAAGGTTATACTTGTCAAACAGGTTTTGTATCGCCTTGTTCCCGAAAAGTATCTGAGAGAGTCGTTCGGGGAGTGGGGAGGGGAGCTCCTTTTCAAACTCATTTTCCAAGACGGACACAAGCGTGTCATATTTGGAGAAATGCAGGTCACGATACAGCACTTCACTCGCCATACTCTCTGCTTCGGGATATGAGAATCCTTCTTCCACAGCATCACAGTAGGTGGTAAGAGCTTCATCAGCTCGTGCCTTGACAAATGGCTTGTCTTCCACCTTTTTAGGAAAATGCTCACTAAGGTAGTTCTCTAGCTTTAAGCGGAAGTAGGATAATTCTTTCTTATTCGTTGTCTTCATCTTCTTATTTGGTTTTAATGGTTGCTCTTATTGCCAGCTATTCTCCCCGATACCCATTGCCGTATTGAACTTGCCTAGCTTGTCAGCAAACTGCTCCATGTCATGTTCAATCTTCTTATTGGTGATACGGGCATAGATTTGCGTTGTCCGGATATTGGTATGACCTAGCATTTTAGAGACACTCTCCATAGGAACACCCTTACTGAGACAGAGAGTAGCAAAGGTATGTCGAGCTAGGTGGAAAGTCAAGTTTTTCTTGATACCACAAATGTCTGCAATCTCTTTGAGGTATGAATTGGTCTTCTGATTGCTAAGAATAGGAAAGAGCTTCCCATCTCTATATGTGTCATGGTTGTACTTAGAAATAATGGCTTTGGGAAGATCAAGGAGTAGGACATTAAATGCAATGTTAGTCTTTTTCCTTTTTGACATAACCCATTCTTTGTCATCCATAACTACTATATCCTCAGGCGTTAGGTTGCGTACATCAATGTAAGCCAAACCAGTAAAGCAAGAGAATATGAATATATCTCTTACAAGTTCCAACCGTGGCAGTCTTGTTAAATCTTTGGCAACAATAAGGGATACCTCATCTTCCGTTAAAAACCCTCTGTCAACAGGTTTCGTGTGGAATTTGATGTCAAGGAAAGGGTCATGCATGATTATGCCCCTCTTTTGTGCGAATATTGTCATTGTCTTAAGAAGTTTGAGCTTCTTCTGTGCCGTGTTATGAGCTAAATTAGCTTTCGTCTTAAGATAGAGTTCAAAGTCCATAACCACTGAGGGTGTAAACTCTAAGAGACCTATATCCTCTCGGTTGTAGGTGGATTTTAAGAATCGCACGAAGTGTGTCTTAACCACGGTGTATTTCTGCAAGCTGTCTTTACTAAGAGACTTTCCCACTTGTTGTGCTATATGGTCTAGATATCTATCTATGACTGGGAGTAAAGTAGTAAACTCCTTGTCTCTGCCAAGATATACTTGCTTTAGTCTTTCGACTGTTAAGTCCTCCTCTTCTTTCATTTTCCCAAACATCTCATATAGAGAGGTGGAAAGTGAGTCTAAGGAGGCGTTAAGGGTTAGTGCCTCAGCCGTACGTCCTTTCATCCGGCTAGTGGAGTTATTCCACATACTCTTCTTTACAAAGAGCTTTGTAGTGCCAAGGTTTGCCATTTCTCGATTGAGAAAGATCCTAAGCATGATTGGAGATTTCCCTTCTTTATTCTCGTAGTTAGAGCGTAGGTAGAAGGATACCTTAAACTGTCTTCTCATGTCACTTAGTTTTGTGTAGCAGAAGCACACTAATTCTGTAGCAAAATGCGCCAAAACTAATGTAGCATAACTGCCACAAAGTTCGTAAATATCTTTCTGAAAACAAGCGACTTACAGCGGTCAATTTAGTGGTCATTTGGTAGTCACTGCTACATTTTTCGGTTACCCAAAGTTAGTGTAGCAGAAAATGTAGCAGAAAATGACCTTTTGGCGAATACCTAACACCACCTATAGGTATTCATCGGTAGTCAGTGTATACGAGAAAAGTCGCTGTAGAAGCTTGTTCTACAACGACTTTTCCTTGATTTGAAGCCTTATTTGAATACCTTGTTGAAACTCTAAATAAGACCTCTTGCGGAAGCGGGGGGATTCGAACCCCCGGTACGGTTACCCGTACGACAGTTTAGCAAACTGTTGGTTTCAGCCACTCACCCACACTTCCTTTTTGGGCTTTGCTGGCACAAAGGTACTACATTTATTTGACTTGGCAAAATCGTTCGACGCACCTTCGACGCCCCCTAGAATGGGACATACGATAAGACTTAGCCGAAGGCTTGCCCCCCTCGAAGTGAGTGGCATCTACATCGTGTCATATTCCCTTAAAAACAAGTACATTTGCGGTGAACATAAGAATGCGCATAGAGCTTGTCATACGCATTCTCTCCACATAATCTTCTTGCTATTTTACTCATGAAGAGACTGAAGTTTCAGTATCTATTCTGGTTGGTTGTTGTCTTCGTTCTCATCCTTTTAGGGTATGGGATCGTTCGTTATGCCCGACTTCTTGAGAACTCTTTTGAAGCAAGTATTTCCCCTTCAGATCCATACTATAAGCTGACGGATCATCCTGTTTGTTTGCCAGATAGCACGGTATCTGAAAGAGAAAGAGAGCTGTTTTATATAGCAAAGGCATATGGCTTAATTGAGTACAAATCAACATGCCACAAAGAGCAATATGCATGTGATCTGCTCTATCCCATATTGCAAGAGGTGGTTGAGGAGCATGTCTCTATCAAGAGTTTTAATGACAAGCTCCAGAAAGCATTACAGAGAGAACTAGCACGCATAGGAGCGGAGACGAAGAGAGACAGCCTTTTTACTATATGCGAAGAGGTGTGGGTACAAAAGTCTTCTGATCTGACTCAAGAAAGCAAGAAGCTCCTCGACCGGCTCGTTCATGCTTACACTCAGATAGATAAGACTCGTGCGAGCTTTGCCACTTACAACAAATGTAATGGTCCCATAAGGAGGAAAGACTCTTATCGAGATCTTGATTGGCGTAATCCTCTTAATCGTCTTATCGGGCTCTTTGACTTCTACTCTTTTGTCTATTATTTCTATCCAAACAGGCAGTTGTTAGAGCAACCTTGGGACTTGTCTTTGCAACAGGCTATCCCTATGTTTTTATATGCAGAGAGCACTGTTGATTACCACAAGGCAATCCGCTATATCACCGCAAGACTAAATGACTCTCATGCGTCTCACTCGACAGCCATGGATACGCTTCTATTTGGAGAGCGGAGGGCTGGGTTTAGGATGAGATCTCTATCGGGGAGATGGTTTGTGTATAGTAAGAGATCCGCTAACTATCCCACCAATGTAAAAGTGGGCGATGAAGTTCTTTCTGTAAACTCCATTCCTATAAAACAGCTCAGTGATAGTCTTGCTTTTTTTGTCTCTGCGAGCAACGCTTCAACTCGAGATAAATTCCTCAACAATGCAATTTTGTCGACTCCTAAAGAGAGCTTCGTCCTGAAGATCCGACGAAACAACGACACCTTGGAAGTTAAGGAGAGAAGCGAACATATGGATTACTTCAACTCTCTAAAGCTTGAGGAAGAGGGTAAAATGAAGCCTCAGTGGCTTAATGACTCCGTAGCTTAATGGCACTTAGCATCAGCAAGGCAAGACAATGTGAAGAGCTTCTATCGTCAAGTTTGCGACGCCCAATACATTATTCTCGACCTAAGATGCTATCCTTACCCATCATCCTTTTGGGAATTGTCTAAGTGCTTTATCCCCCGAATAAAAAACTTCTCGTACATAGTCTACCCTGACAGTCAGCGCCCAGGAGAGTTTAAGTATGTGGCCGGGCCTCAGCATCTAGGCAGTGAGCACTATTATAAGGGTAATGTTATTCTACTCGTAGATAATCAGACCGAGAGCTTCTCGGAGTATCTCTGCATGATGCT is part of the Porphyromonas asaccharolytica DSM 20707 genome and harbors:
- a CDS encoding S41 family peptidase, which encodes MKSFYRQVCDAQYIILDLRCYPYPSSFWELSKCFIPRIKNFSYIVYPDSQRPGEFKYVAGPQHLGSEHYYKGNVILLVDNQTESFSEYLCMMLQKAPQAITVGTPSSGANGNVHLYEFPGGVATFLTGLGVLDSNYFPMNGRGVKIDVPVLLDANTIPANVDPYLSKAIELTLCAGL
- a CDS encoding DUF1896 domain-containing protein; this translates as MKTTNKKELSYFRLKLENYLSEHFPKKVEDKPFVKARADEALTTYCDAVEEGFSYPEAESMASEVLYRDLHFSKYDTLVSVLENEFEKELPSPLPERLSQILFGNKAIQNLFDKYNLTDEFVATPEYDTLYTELTGTVVLLIEANQLPTVGNVSALE
- a CDS encoding PepSY domain-containing protein, which codes for MKRSRYTLLKGWHKWICLVITILVLGFAGSGIILNHRDLVSGIDLPRSWQPKAYHYKSWSGGSLIGKIRVTPDEEWIYGATGVWAYDPQLKSYDNRSNGLDPAADRRSVQRVVRTNRGDLYALTAYNLYKWQADKKEWAKQPKLTPKNERLADLETQGDTLVLLSRSHLYLIFPSQESPTRADLPAPDDYEPRVSLFSTIWQIHSGAFFGTIGRLVVDLMGVALILLSITGVLITFVPKKAKVWKQFLKEHNRWGKWCFWGLLFVTITGAFLRPPLMITVIKAQVPTIPGTNLYSTNPWNNKLRMIRRDPITKEWLLSTSRGFYALEQFGKAPKRLTGTPPVSVMGLNVWEWSDRDSLWVVGSFSGAFKWSRQEGQVYDALTGKTYTESGRKGMPIFGTPISGYTIDSDGRERFYSYSSGELQAENATDTMPPMPTEISPGRISLWHAALELHVGRLYGKILGPLQPLYIFLSALLLTLALGTGWMLYRRYYRRRGGKKPKK
- a CDS encoding site-specific integrase codes for the protein MRRQFKVSFYLRSNYENKEGKSPIMLRIFLNREMANLGTTKLFVKKSMWNNSTSRMKGRTAEALTLNASLDSLSTSLYEMFGKMKEEEDLTVERLKQVYLGRDKEFTTLLPVIDRYLDHIAQQVGKSLSKDSLQKYTVVKTHFVRFLKSTYNREDIGLLEFTPSVVMDFELYLKTKANLAHNTAQKKLKLLKTMTIFAQKRGIIMHDPFLDIKFHTKPVDRGFLTEDEVSLIVAKDLTRLPRLELVRDIFIFSCFTGLAYIDVRNLTPEDIVVMDDKEWVMSKRKKTNIAFNVLLLDLPKAIISKYNHDTYRDGKLFPILSNQKTNSYLKEIADICGIKKNLTFHLARHTFATLCLSKGVPMESVSKMLGHTNIRTTQIYARITNKKIEHDMEQFADKLGKFNTAMGIGENSWQ